ATCATAAAATTGGGGATGTTCCATCCTCTCCAATTTGGGGGAATAATTTGATAATAggcattagctcttctttatgtgtttgatagaatttgccctGTGAGCCACCTTGTCCTGGACTTCTGTATGctgggagttttcttttttttttttttacaaattcaatttcacttatAATGATGTCTGTTTAGATTGTATATttcctcctgattcagtcttgggcaATGTATATTTCTAGAGATTTATCCAGGTTTTCTAGGTTAGCGCATTTGATGGCATTtaactgtttgtagtattctAATGATTTGTTCGTATCTCTGTGACATCAgctgttatttctcttctttcaaattttattttgtttatttgggttctctctcttttttcttgttgagcttggcttataatttttttaatcttttcaaaaaacaagcttttggtttcatttatcttttctatttctttggtctctatttaatttattttctctcttatctttattatccttccttctgctgactgaCTGTggctttgtttgctcttctttttctaattcccttAAATGGTATATtagatagtttatttgagatttttattctttcttgaggTGGgactgtatcactataaactttcctcttaaaattgcttttgttgcatcccttAGATTTTAGaaggtgtgtttttattttcatttgttttgcagtattttctgatttcttctttgatttcttcattgacccactgggtctttagtagcatgttgttttgtctctacatgtttgtgtttttcccataTTTCTTACCATAACTGATTTCTAGTATCATACTATTAGAACCAGAGaaaatacttgatataatttccgTCCCCTTAAATTTgttgaaacttgttttgtggcctagtatTTGATCTATCCTAAAGCATGTTCCCTGTAtacttggaaaaatatatatatatattctgatgtttttggatggaatgtcctttgtATGTCTATTACATTTAACTGATTTGACATGAGTAAGGGCATAGGCTGGGGCTGTCCCAGCGTCAGTCAGAATTCTGACTACTTCTGATCTGCTGCTCCCATGAATGCCATAATGTCTGCCAGCACCCAGTTTGAATGCTGTGCTGTGTCTGAGCTGGCTCTGTCCCCTGAAACTGTGCCCTCTCCTCTGCTGCAGCACCTTCATCCTAGTGTGGAGCTGTGTTGCAGAGCAAGAGGGATGAGCAGGGCTGGGGTGAGCACTGGGGTGGTTGTGGAAAACTGGCCAGAGTTCTGGGCATCTTCACTCTGCTTCTTCCACCTTGTTTTGGGTGTAAGCAAGCATGTACATGCTCTTCATGAGGAGCGTCTAGGCCCTGCTGTCAGTCCTCatggttttcaaaccagctaagggaTCTCGTCCTCCTGGTGTCAGACCTCAGGGCTGTGGCATCCAATATGTGGTTCAGACTTATTCTGAACCTGTGTAATCTCCCCTCCGAGGGGTGCATGTCCCAACCTGatcacttctcttccctccctaccCAACCCTGTGTAGATCTTTTTTACAGTCTTGGTTGTATAACAGTCTTTCTGATAGTctccagtttgttttctctgagaatttttccacatgtatctgtatttttgatgtgtggGTGGAGCAAGGTGAGCTTggtgtcctcctactctgccatcttgatatCCTACTCTAGCCACCATGCAAACCCAAGCAGTACTTATAAAATCCATGTGGTAAGAAACCAAGTCTCAATAGCCCCAGATTTGCACACAACCAACATTTAACATGAACTAAGGAGCTACATAAGTGACAAATTTTGTAAATGGCCAATCAGCCCTAGTTGGGCCAACCAAGGTGACCTTACAAAAAGTAGATACAAGCTGTCCCATAAAGCCCTGCCAAAATTTTGGAtttgtgtgtaaaataaataactgttgtTATCTTAACTAAACTACAGGGTAGTTTGCTAATTGGAAATAAATAACTAGAACAGAATTTGGTATCTAAAGTCAGGGTGCTAttataattaaaactttaaaaatatggcaCTGAGTTTGGACTTGATGGTAGGAAAATCTGTAAAGCCTTAAGGAATCTATCACTGAAAGGTGTAAGAGCCTTGAGGCCACTGTTGGTAAGCATTTGAAGGACAGAGAGGAAGCTGTTATTATAGTTTGGTAAAAGGGGGCATTTACGTGCTTTCTTGGAATGTTTGCATTACTATAGCCTGGaacacagaaaaatcatttattaaactCATGAGAAATTTCTAGGAAGATTATAGAAAGTGCCGATCAATGATAACatatgagaagaaagaaatgaacaaaataaggTGTCGTTAAGCTTCTGAGAAGAATTTAGAAGAACTATAAAGAATCCAGAACTTCCTAGGTTTGCAAATAAAGCTTTTCCTATCCAATTCCCAATCTCTCCCAGCAAAGATTCTGAAAGTAAGAAATGGCTTCAAGGGAAAGATTAAACtcaagatgtttcaggaaactatTGCCTCAGGGTAAAGATCTTAAGAATGTCACTATAAGACTGTAAGACTTTCTGTTAGAGCTCAGAAATATTTAAGTTTATGCCAAGTAAGTTTTAGACTTTTAATTCCATgttgtatgaaataaaaatttgtggAAGTGCCTTTCTTTACAGGAATCCAAATGTATGGTTTATCCTTTGAGTGATGTTATTAGTATTAAGATTGGATTAATGCAGATGTCTTCATGTTACCTCACTCCATCCCTTTGTGAACAAAGGCATAATTTGGTATAATGACTAAACAGATTTGGTCAAGGAGAGCACAGCTGTTGAACAGGCCTAAGCAAAATTACTcccatagaaataaaatagaatttgggGATCTTGTTGTGTTTGACTTCCCACGCTTCTCCTGAAGGAAAAATTCCTTTATATCTCAGAATAGTTTCAATAAAGAATATTGAAGAAAACCAAACTGTGTTGACAAGCTTGTGTTTAATATAAAAATCTGTGCTTTCAGGAAATTCAGATTCGTTATATTAAAAGCAACCTTGTCGACCCTGTTCCTGATACCGTGCCTGGAACTAAAGAGAAGTTTGTGCTATGAATAGTCTTCCTTATTCTGCCATCTTCTGCTGCCGAGCTGGCTCAGCCACCTTCATGTCCTGTCTTGGTGAATGTCAGTTCATCCATGTAGGCAGCCACACACCTGAACGTGACTtcaccactctttttttaaaattattcttccaGAGAAGAAGCAGCACGTGAGAAAACATGGCAGACTACAGAATCATGTTACTTTGAGGACCAGCAGATAGTGGATTAGCTTCAGAGGGCACAACAAGACACATATGAGAAATGGATAATAATAATGTTAGAAATAATAATGCCACAGAGGTGGCAGGGACTAGGTGATAAATCCTTGGCTTCATCCTCTATGGAAAGAGGAGTCACTGAAGAACTTTTCCATGGATTTTCTGGACATTAGGGAAGTCTTGCTCTTCACCCTATTAATATTAACTCTGCCCCTTTGCTAGATTACTTGAGATACTTCAGCAATTATTCCATGTTAGCAGCTGCCTTGAAGAGAATAAATAGGTATGATATTCAGGGAATGAATTTGGGACCTATGACAGGATAATATTAGAAGGGCATATGTATATAGGAAGGAAACTCCATAATAAGGTTCCAGTCTCAAACAAGGAAATGACAAAACAATCCCAAGTAAAGGCAAAGCCATTTCAATATGTAGatttggtgtgtgtgggggggaatcAGGGACCAAAAAGGGACACTAAAGTTTGCTGTTGAATGGAGGGGACCAAGGTTGCCTGTTGTCTTCTGGAAAGGAAGAACTAATATCAGGAGGGGTAGGAATAGATAGTCATATATTCTTCTGTTCCTTTGAACTAGACAGCTTTGGTGCATCTTTGCTCTCATCAatggatttatttgtttttgaataaTAAATCTTTACAGCAGTAAAATGTGATGAAATTTATTCTAGAAATGAGTAATCTTTTCACATATCTACATAGCCTTCTCAGAGGATTACTCATGGCAGAAAGCCAGAATGTCTTATCTTCTTTGAGCCTCATTCTCTTCATATGAAAAATGTCTTTACATTACAGCATGTTCtacatttaaatgagaaaatatttgaaagcacaCATTTTACTTGGCACATAAAAGGCATACAATTAACTGAACAGTTAATAACTGGCTCTTTAATTAACAGGATATGAAGTCTGGACCATTGTTCTTCGAACGGCTGATTTGAATTCCTTATTCCTCAGACTGTAAACCATTGGATTGAACAATGGAGTGAGGATGGTATAAGACACAGATATTAAGGTGTCTTGACTTGAAGAGTAATTGGATTTGGGCCTTAAGTAGATGAAAGAGGCACAACCATAATGAACAGTTACCACAATGAGATGGGAGGCACAAGTAGAGAAGGCTTTGTATCTTCCAACAGAGGATGGGATTTTTAGAATGGCAGAGATGACATGGATATAGGAGACCAGGATAAGTAACAGTGGAATAATCAAAGCAAACACACCAAGCATGAATATGACCAACTGACTGAGGCGAGAGTGATGAGATGCCAGCTTGAGGACAGGAGAAATGTCACAGAAGAAGTGGTGTAGTTGGTTAGAGGAGTGGAATGGCAAGTGAAATACCAGGGAGGTGGTGACCAGTGAGACAGTGAAGCCATAAGCACAGGCAGCAGCCACAAgtcccacacacaccccataacCCATGAGCACTGTGTAGTGCAGAGGGTTACAGATGACCACATAGTGATCATAACCCATGACTGCCAGCAGGAAGGAGTGAGAGCAACctaagaagaggaaggaaaacatcTGGATAGAACAGCCCAAGAAGGAGATGGTCTTCTTCTGGGCCAGCAGGTCAACCAGCATCTTGGGTACAAGAATGAAGGTGTAACAAGTCTCAAAACAGGAGAGTACAGCAAGGAAGAAGTACATAGGGGTATGGAGGGCTCTGTCCAGGACAATGGTGGGAATGATGGCATTTGTGCCCAGGGTGAACAGGTAGATGAGCAGGAAGACAATGAAGAGCAGCCGCTGCAGCCCAGCCAGAGATGAGAAGCCAAGGAAGACAAACTCTCTCATCAAAGTCTCATTGACCCATTCCATGGTCATGTTATTAGGAGAGCCAGAGTCAGAGCCAGAGGCCAGGATCCAAGGAGGGAGAAATGCACGGGGAACTCAGCACAAAGCCTACAGGTGGCAGGCATTTCCAGATGTTTGGTGGAACTCATTCATTTTCTCCAAAAACACCTGCCAAAATAAGAATTAaggctaaatatggaacagaacAACTGATGACCAATTAGAAGACTTTTTTCCAAAACCAAGAACATATTATCTCTCTAGCTAAGGATTAAGGAATTATCTGGTTTTTTCCCCTTGTATCTTACTTATGGATTATTGTGTTTTCCTTGCTCACTACAAGCCTAAGGAAAACAGCTCTCCAAAAGTGAAAAATATGGTAAACTTCAGCTACCTGAACTTTATCAGAAAgtggaatgaaagaatgagtaaTGTTCAGACACAGCAGGTGAATTTCAGTTTATCCAACCACAaatggggaaggaaaagaagaactagATTATCTCTGAGCAAAACTGTGAGGGGATTTGTGTTTATTGACAACTTATTATATGATAAGATATGTGGTAAGAATATCATATACCTTATGTCAACTACTCATTATAACAATTTTATGTCAATAggcaaaacaatatgaaaaaaagaaaaaaactttagttTCAGACCAGTTAGAAACATTACGGGAGGTTCCACAAACTAGAGCACTGAGACAAGGGTAGAACAGAAGATAACATtagtttaaagaaaattttctcctttttttagaaagagaagaatcaTCATACTGTTAGAAAGAGTCTCATTTACTTTGTGGCATTTTAAACACACTTCACTTTTCTTGTTCTGAGGTGCCTCAGAATAATAGAGTTTTCCAAAAATGGCAAGACCTTCCTTGTTACACAGAGTGACAGAGAATGTAACAATTGGGCAGTTTTCCAGGATTACAACTCCTGGTCAAATCATaggctttatatattttgcatattgttATATCAGTAAGATTCCTTTGGGATATTCTGCTACTAAACACAGTTTGCAAgctgttagaaaaaaatatttctaaagtcaTTTTTAGAGCTTATATCAGATCATTTTTTCATGGATGTATTTCCCAACTGCCTAAGCCtaagaagtaaagaaaatgtCCTTTGTATGCAaaatcatttaacatttattggtTGTACCCAGTCTTCATTTGTACACTTTTcagtatatttaaatgtttacatcATTATGTGTTGAGGAATTGTTTGCATCTGCTACCAgaattttgtttttgcatttttcatgATAATAGGAAACCTTGGCTTTCTAGACCTTAAGTTAAGTGATCGGAAATTTCTGAAACTCACTGTACCTATCCTTAGAATTTGAAGAtaagttttgttctttcttaattACTAGAAATTGGTCATAAACTTAGTAGGTGCAATTATTTGAAGTTAATATTAGAATAGTCACACATGCTGGTTTTAAAGTTCTTCAACACAAATAATAGGATTTTTTATCATTCTGAGTTTGTCACGCAAACTCACGCAAACACATGAGAGCAGCTGATTTCAGTTAAGGGGATTTTTACATACATTTACTATAACCCCACAGTCTAAATGAGTTGTATGAttgatatattttcccttttcgTGGTGTATGGAGACTCACTGGCACAGTATACCTGAGAAGGCAGCCTCCATCTGCTCAAGAAGACATCAAAGACCACCAGAGAGTGTTATATCAGTACTAAGGATAGAAAGATATAAGGGCAGAAGAATAAAAAGATCTTCCAGCAAATACCCACAGGCTATAAAATTAAGGTAAAAGATCCCTCAGTTTAGAGTAAGAAGATCTATATTTCAGGTGTAGTtttgtgtgacttcaggcaaggtATTTAACTTGGatattcagtctttttctttttaaaattaaaggcgATATGGCAATAACTGTAATAAACTGTTGGAAAGTACTTAAACGAGGCTCCTTGAATAACATGTTGCAGAAGAAGTTTTGACTTAAGGTAAAAGTTGAATACTAACCCTTAAGATAACTTTTCAACTCAGAGACTCCAAAATTCTCTAGTTAGATGATCCCTAAATTCCCTTTATGATATTCTAGAATTAAACAATGGAATTCATGTTATGATCCTTGGAGATGACACTTCTGCACCTTATTTTTCTAACTCCTTCGATGCTCCaaaaagttttatataatttaagCTTAAATAGTGACTCAATAATTGAGGGTACTGGGTACCTCAAAAAGGGGGCAAATCTACAAATTTTTCTGATGCAGAATTTTGATGTTTTCAAGTACTtacctacagggaaaaaaatcagtcaaatAACTGAGAGAAATTATGTACCCAGTCTCAGATATTAAAGAAGTGGAATTTGTGTATTCTTAGAGACACATGAAAATCCTGAATTGCCTTATTAAAATGGAGCTTAAGTATTAGATTGATTATAACTAAAAATATGCATCCATGAGTACACAGCAGATAGAGAAGTGAGGATTTAGTTAAGTATGTGTTTCACTTAGTCCGTGAGGCAACcagttcaaaaaaaagaaaaaaaaataaagaaaagaaaatctagctGACAGCAAAAATGACCCAATCTGATCATGAAGAAAAATTCAGAGAACTATGTGGACCATGCCAAATCATTTTTAGTACCTGGAGTTAAAAGCAGCCCATGGTTCTCCTTCTTAACCTTGCCACTTGCCAGAATTGCAATGGGGTGCCAATGTTCACAAGCACTAGCCCTCACTCAGGTCTAGACCCCACAAAACCCCAGACTAGAGCAACATTCCCACTGCTCAGCAAGTACCTACATTGCTCTCCTCCTTTCAATTCAGACAGTAACATTCAGGATCTGGGATCCCTTGACAAGTAGATTCTAAGCCAAAGACCAGAACCTGAAGAAATATCAGCAAAAGAGAGTGAACCTGCCTTGAGACAGAAGCTCTCCTCTGCATCCTCCTCTATCCATCAGGACTCTCAACTTGTCCAGCCAAATTCATTACCTTTAGAAATTCTGGTGACCAACATGGGGTGTGGTTATTAGAAGTATATACTGATCATTGGACTCCTGAGGCTTGATCTACTGCATGGGAGACATTGCCCTGGGGTTAATTAGAAGTCAaggttattttggaaaataatgtcACAAATTTCTCAAAGGTAGCCTTAGTTGAGGTACCTGAGGAGTAGGAGCCATAAGCATAATTAGCCCATGTCTTCACTGGAAGTTGAGCGCATATGGATTCTGAAGGAAAAATCACCACAATTAAGACTGTAATGCAGAGGCCAAGTGGaaatttttcattgaattttaaGTCAGGAAACTGGTATATTTgtccagtgattctcaaatttagTGTTTATGAGTCAAAAGAGGGCTTAATTGCAAATTTATCTTCTCAGGTTTTTGTCCATAGAAATCCTAATTAGAACCATTGGGGTGTTCTGCCAAAACCTAAATTTTTAACAAGTGTGTTAAACTTATTTGAACATTATCATTAAATTTCTtgttatcttaaatttttttgctagaataactatatatataaagttGTCAATTTCATCCAAGCTAATCCAAAAGCAATATAATTCCATTCCAAACCCCAGCATGAATTGTGAAGGCAACCTGACAATACAAATTTCTAAAGTTTACATAGAATAAtaagacatttttgaaaaaggaaaagtgataTAGAGGCTCACTCTTCCCAATAGTAAGATGCCTTAGTGATAAAGAGAGTTTGCTACTGGAACAGGAAGAGTTAAATAttacaaagagacagaaaggagagctCAGAAATTGATCTATGTATATTTGGAAACTTGGTCTTTAATAGAAATTACCTCGTAAGTCAGTAAGGAGActgtatttagaaaataataatgggAAACCTGGTTCCTTCTATGTACACATCACTCATTATGAGGTGTCATATAGAAAATTAAATGGCTTACTGAAGGCTCAGATAGAGCACCACCTGTGTGACAACACATGATGGAACCCCACATGTCTACTCAAGGCAGTGTATACTTTGAACTAGTAAACAGTGTATTGTGCCTATTCTCCAATAACAATAATATGTAAGTCTGGGAATCAATGTAAGGGGAGACGGAAatgattcttttcattattaCCTCTAATGACTTCATAATGATGAGCTTCATAGTTTAGAGGTGTTGCTTTCCAAAGGAGTGTTGTTTCTATCAggaaacacaaaaacagaaattgagacttgCCTTTGGTTACATCAGTCTACTTTGTTCTATTGTACAAATACTCTACAGACAGAAAGGGGCTTTTACACTAGGCAGGGTAATTGatcctatatttttttaattattgctacatatttgattttatttttctgaaaatattttgcttaatataaaaacttaaattaTAGATCTGTAAGTTATAGATAGACCATAAATGCATAGATTTAGttctgggctctattctgttctgttgtctATGTGTTTGATTTTGTCAGAGGCataccattttgattactgtagctttgtaatatattttgaaatcataaaatgtgCAGCCTCAAGCTTAGCTGTTCttcttcaagattgctttggctattcagtgtcctTTGTGGTTCTATATTAATTTCAAGACTTTTTGtctatttctgtaaagaatgcTTATAGgatttggatagggattgcatttagtTTGTAGaccactttgggtagtatagacattctaatattaattctttcagccCATGAACACTGAAtctttttccatttatctgtttCTTTACTAATTTCCtttctcaatattttatagttttcagtgtagaagtTTTTCACCTCTTTGGCTAAgttaattcctaaatatttttttctttctgttgttattgtgaataagattgttttcttaatttcctttttggataatTCATTGTTTGTGTATAGAAAATGACTGATTTTTATGCTGATTTTGTatctgctactttactaaatttgtttactagttctaatagtttttctgATTGAATTGTTAGCGTTTTCTACATATATGATTGTACCATCtgcaaatagaaataatttaacttttctcattctgatttggatgctttttatttctttttcttgtctaattgttctggctaggacttctagtactgtGCTGATtaggagtgatgagagtgggaaCCCTCCCTACTGTAACCAATTTTAGAGAAAAACTTTCCATTTTCTCCTACTGATTATGCTTTAGCTCTTGACTTTTCATGTATAAACTTTACTGTGTTAAGGTAAGTTCTTTGGAGAGAGTTTTAATCATtactggatgttgaattttgtcaaatactttttctacatctatagattttatcatgcattttattttattttattaatgtggtatagtacattgattgatttgtatatcttCAACCATCCTTGCATCTAAAGAATAATATGTAATAAATTTAACGTTCTCttatatttatcaataatttcctagtattttgttgaggatttttgtatctatgttcatcagggatgttggcctgtagtttttctgTTGTGTCTTAATATGGccttggtattagggtgatgttAGCCTCATAATTtgagtttgaaagtgttctttcttctttgattttttggaagagtttaataAGGACTGGTATTAACTCTTtgcatgtttggtagaattcacccatgaaaccatgtggtcctggactgttcttttttgggagatttttgattactgataaaTCTCTTTATCTGTTAATTGTCTGTTTaagctttctatttcttcttgatacAGTTTTGGCAGAttaatgtttctagaaatttgttcatttcttctaaattATCCAATTTATAGGTGCACAATCGTTGATAATATTCATTTATGTCCCTTTTTAAATTCTGAGGCATACATTATAAtatcttctctctcattttttattttatttatttcagtcttctctttcattctacTTAGTTTAGCTAAgactttgtcaattttgtttattttttcaaaaaaacagcttttagttttattgatttttttttttttttttttttttgcggtacgcgggcctctcactgctgtggcctctcccgttgcggagcacaggctccggacatgcaggctcagcggccatggctcatgggcacagccgctccgcggcatgtgggatcttcccggaccggggcacgaacccgtgtcccctgcatcagcaggcggactctcaaccactgcgccaccagggaagcccagttttattgattttttatgttctttttctagtCTATATTTGATTGATTTCTTCTCTAAGTTCATCATTTTACTCCTGTTAAGTTTA
This sequence is a window from Globicephala melas chromosome 1, mGloMel1.2, whole genome shotgun sequence. Protein-coding genes within it:
- the OR10K1 gene encoding olfactory receptor 10K1 — encoded protein: MEWVNETLMREFVFLGFSSLAGLQRLLFIVFLLIYLFTLGTNAIIPTIVLDRALHTPMYFFLAVLSCFETCYTFILVPKMLVDLLAQKKTISFLGCSIQMFSFLFLGCSHSFLLAVMGYDHYVVICNPLHYTVLMGYGVCVGLVAAACAYGFTVSLVTTSLVFHLPFHSSNQLHHFFCDISPVLKLASHHSRLSQLVIFMLGVFALIIPLLLILVSYIHVISAILKIPSSVGRYKAFSTCASHLIVVTVHYGCASFIYLRPKSNYSSSQDTLISVSYTILTPLFNPMVYSLRNKEFKSAVRRTMVQTSYPVN